A section of the Sphaerodactylus townsendi isolate TG3544 linkage group LG11, MPM_Stown_v2.3, whole genome shotgun sequence genome encodes:
- the EOMES gene encoding eomesodermin homolog isoform X2: MQLAGEPLLGSAAAASLPGAPFYPLEGAGGRGGPSGPLLGSASPPRLDLDKAAGKKFVGGGPGQALLGEAGETQPFPAKAGPEGGRKSSPGPAEAEALPPARFPPLESLGADGRYYLPSPGPQGGPDPLGGPCALFPYAAPAGAPAGPMYQPGGGARYPYGSVLSPPPTGFSAAAGRAPFAGAYQYGQGAPPGGLYGPYTAAAAAGSCGGLGALAMGGGAGGLRAQVFLCNRPLWLKFHRYQTEMIITKQGRRMFPFLSFNITGLNPTAHYNVFVEVVLADPNHWRFQGGKWVTCGKADNNMQGNKVYVHPESPNTGAHWMRQEISFGKLKLTNNKGANNNNTQMIVLQSLHKYQPRLHIVEVTEDGVEDINDSSKTQTFNFPETQFIAVTAYQNTDITQLKIDHNPFAKGFRDNYDSSHQIVPGAQSRYSIQPFFQEQFVNNLPPARFYNGERTVPQASGLLSPQQNEEVTNPPQRWFVTPVQQPGANKLDMNAYETDYSASTLLPYGIKSLPLQTSHALGYYPDPAFSSMAGWGSRGSYQRKMSTGLPWTSRTSPPSFSEDLLSKEKVKEEMGSSWIETPPSIKSLDSNDSGVYTGACKRRRLSPSTSSNENSPTMKCEDINAEDFGKDSSKGMGYYAFYTSS, from the exons ATGCAGCTGGCCGGGGAGCCGCTCTTgggcagcgccgccgccgcctccctgcCCGGTGCGCCCTTCTACCCGCTGGAGGGCGCGGGGGGACGCGGCGGGCCGTCGGGCCCGCTCTTGGGGTCGGCCTCGCCGCCGCGCCTCGACTTGGACAAGGCGGCGGGGAAGAAGTTCGTCGGGGGCGGCCCGGGGCAGGCCTTGCTGGGCGAGGCGGGCGAGACGCAGCCCTTCCCCGCCAAGGCCGGGCCCGAGGGCGGCCGCAAGAGCTCCCCCGGGCCGGCCGAGGCGGAGGCGCTGCCGCCGGCGCGCTTCCCGCCGCTGGAGAGCCTGGGCGCCGACGGCCGCTACTACCTGCCCTCGCCCGGCCCGCAGGGCGGCCCCGATCCCCTGGGCGGCCCCTGCGCCCTCTTCCCCTACGCCGCGCCCGCGGGCGCCCCAGCCGGCCCCATGTACCAGCCTGGCGGCGGCGCGCGCTACCCCTACGGGTCGGTGCTGTCCCCGCCGCCCACCGGTTTCTCCGCGGCGGCGGGCAGGGCGCCCTTCGCCGGCGCCTACCAGTACGGGCAGGGGGCCCCGCCGGGCGGCCTCTACGGCCCTTacacggcggcggcggcggcgggctcGTGCGGCGGGCTGGGCGCGCTGGCCATGGGCGGCGGGGCGGGCGGCCTCCGCGCTCAGGTCTTCCTCTGCAACCGGCCGCTCTGGCTCAAGTTCCACCGGTACCAGACCGAGATGATCATCACCAAGCAGGGCAG GCGGATGTTTCCTTTCCTGAGCTTCAACATTACCGGCTTGAACCCCACAGCCCACTACAATGTCTTTGTGGAGGTGGTGCTGGCGGACCCCAACCACTGGCGCTTCCAAGGGGGAAAGTGGGTGACCTGCGGCAAAGCTGACAACAACATGCAAG GCAACAAGGTTTATGTTCATCCTGAATCTCCCAATACTGGAGCCCACTGGATGCGGCAGGAGATCTCTTTTGGGAAGCTGAAACTGACCAATAACAAGGGGGCCAATAATAACAACACCCAG ATGATAGTGCTGCAGTCTCTGCACAAATATCAGCCTCGGCTCCACATTGTAGAAGTGACAGAAGATGGCGTTGAAGACATAAATGACTCTTCTAAGACCCAGACGTTTAATTTTCCTGAAACGCAATTCATAGCTGTTACTGCCTATCAGAACACAGAC ATCACACAGCTTAAAATTGACCATAATCCTTTTGCAAAAGGTTTCCGAGACAACTATGATTC ATCCCATCAGATTGTTCCGGGAGCCCAGAGCCGGTACAGCATACAGCCCTTCTTCCAAGAACAATTTGTCAACAACTTGCCACCTGCTAGGTTTTATAATGGGGAAAGAACTGTACCTCAAGCGAGTGGTCTCCTCTCTCCGCAGCAAAATGAAGAAGTGACCAATCccccacagaggtggtttgtcactccAGTCCAACAGCCTGGGGCCAACAAACTGGACATGAACGCTTATGAAACTGACTACTCGGCTAGTACCCTACTTCCTTATGGCATCAAATCTCTCCCTCTTCAGACGTCCCATGCCTTGGGCTACTATCCAGATCCAGCTTTCTCCTCCATGGCAGGATGGGGGAGCAGAGGTTCTTACCAGAGGAAAATGTCCACTGGCTTACCTTGGACCTCCAGAACAAGTCCTCCCAGCTTCTCTGAAGACCTGCTCTCCAAGGAGAAAGTGAAAGAGGAAATGGGATCATCCTGGATTGAGACTCCGCCATCCATAAAGTCTCTAGACTCAAACGATTCAGGAGTCTACACTGGTGCTTGCAAAAGAAGACGACTCTCTCCAAGCACCTCAAGCAATGAAAATTCTCCAACCATGAAGTGTGAGGACATTAATGCAGAGGACTTTGGCAAAGACTCTTCAAAAGGCATGGGCTATTATGCTTTCTACACCAGTTCTTAA
- the EOMES gene encoding eomesodermin homolog isoform X1, which yields MQLAGEPLLGSAAAASLPGAPFYPLEGAGGRGGPSGPLLGSASPPRLDLDKAAGKKFVGGGPGQALLGEAGETQPFPAKAGPEGGRKSSPGPAEAEALPPARFPPLESLGADGRYYLPSPGPQGGPDPLGGPCALFPYAAPAGAPAGPMYQPGGGARYPYGSVLSPPPTGFSAAAGRAPFAGAYQYGQGAPPGGLYGPYTAAAAAGSCGGLGALAMGGGAGGLRAQVFLCNRPLWLKFHRYQTEMIITKQGRRMFPFLSFNITGLNPTAHYNVFVEVVLADPNHWRFQGGKWVTCGKADNNMQGNKVYVHPESPNTGAHWMRQEISFGKLKLTNNKGANNNNTQMIVLQSLHKYQPRLHIVEVTEDGVEDINDSSKTQTFNFPETQFIAVTAYQNTDITQLKIDHNPFAKGFRDNYDSMYTASENDRLTPSPTDSPRSHQIVPGAQSRYSIQPFFQEQFVNNLPPARFYNGERTVPQASGLLSPQQNEEVTNPPQRWFVTPVQQPGANKLDMNAYETDYSASTLLPYGIKSLPLQTSHALGYYPDPAFSSMAGWGSRGSYQRKMSTGLPWTSRTSPPSFSEDLLSKEKVKEEMGSSWIETPPSIKSLDSNDSGVYTGACKRRRLSPSTSSNENSPTMKCEDINAEDFGKDSSKGMGYYAFYTSS from the exons ATGCAGCTGGCCGGGGAGCCGCTCTTgggcagcgccgccgccgcctccctgcCCGGTGCGCCCTTCTACCCGCTGGAGGGCGCGGGGGGACGCGGCGGGCCGTCGGGCCCGCTCTTGGGGTCGGCCTCGCCGCCGCGCCTCGACTTGGACAAGGCGGCGGGGAAGAAGTTCGTCGGGGGCGGCCCGGGGCAGGCCTTGCTGGGCGAGGCGGGCGAGACGCAGCCCTTCCCCGCCAAGGCCGGGCCCGAGGGCGGCCGCAAGAGCTCCCCCGGGCCGGCCGAGGCGGAGGCGCTGCCGCCGGCGCGCTTCCCGCCGCTGGAGAGCCTGGGCGCCGACGGCCGCTACTACCTGCCCTCGCCCGGCCCGCAGGGCGGCCCCGATCCCCTGGGCGGCCCCTGCGCCCTCTTCCCCTACGCCGCGCCCGCGGGCGCCCCAGCCGGCCCCATGTACCAGCCTGGCGGCGGCGCGCGCTACCCCTACGGGTCGGTGCTGTCCCCGCCGCCCACCGGTTTCTCCGCGGCGGCGGGCAGGGCGCCCTTCGCCGGCGCCTACCAGTACGGGCAGGGGGCCCCGCCGGGCGGCCTCTACGGCCCTTacacggcggcggcggcggcgggctcGTGCGGCGGGCTGGGCGCGCTGGCCATGGGCGGCGGGGCGGGCGGCCTCCGCGCTCAGGTCTTCCTCTGCAACCGGCCGCTCTGGCTCAAGTTCCACCGGTACCAGACCGAGATGATCATCACCAAGCAGGGCAG GCGGATGTTTCCTTTCCTGAGCTTCAACATTACCGGCTTGAACCCCACAGCCCACTACAATGTCTTTGTGGAGGTGGTGCTGGCGGACCCCAACCACTGGCGCTTCCAAGGGGGAAAGTGGGTGACCTGCGGCAAAGCTGACAACAACATGCAAG GCAACAAGGTTTATGTTCATCCTGAATCTCCCAATACTGGAGCCCACTGGATGCGGCAGGAGATCTCTTTTGGGAAGCTGAAACTGACCAATAACAAGGGGGCCAATAATAACAACACCCAG ATGATAGTGCTGCAGTCTCTGCACAAATATCAGCCTCGGCTCCACATTGTAGAAGTGACAGAAGATGGCGTTGAAGACATAAATGACTCTTCTAAGACCCAGACGTTTAATTTTCCTGAAACGCAATTCATAGCTGTTACTGCCTATCAGAACACAGAC ATCACACAGCTTAAAATTGACCATAATCCTTTTGCAAAAGGTTTCCGAGACAACTATGATTC CATGTACACAGCTTCAGAAAATGACAGATTAACTCCATCTCCCACGGATTCTCCTAGATCCCATCAGATTGTTCCGGGAGCCCAGAGCCGGTACAGCATACAGCCCTTCTTCCAAGAACAATTTGTCAACAACTTGCCACCTGCTAGGTTTTATAATGGGGAAAGAACTGTACCTCAAGCGAGTGGTCTCCTCTCTCCGCAGCAAAATGAAGAAGTGACCAATCccccacagaggtggtttgtcactccAGTCCAACAGCCTGGGGCCAACAAACTGGACATGAACGCTTATGAAACTGACTACTCGGCTAGTACCCTACTTCCTTATGGCATCAAATCTCTCCCTCTTCAGACGTCCCATGCCTTGGGCTACTATCCAGATCCAGCTTTCTCCTCCATGGCAGGATGGGGGAGCAGAGGTTCTTACCAGAGGAAAATGTCCACTGGCTTACCTTGGACCTCCAGAACAAGTCCTCCCAGCTTCTCTGAAGACCTGCTCTCCAAGGAGAAAGTGAAAGAGGAAATGGGATCATCCTGGATTGAGACTCCGCCATCCATAAAGTCTCTAGACTCAAACGATTCAGGAGTCTACACTGGTGCTTGCAAAAGAAGACGACTCTCTCCAAGCACCTCAAGCAATGAAAATTCTCCAACCATGAAGTGTGAGGACATTAATGCAGAGGACTTTGGCAAAGACTCTTCAAAAGGCATGGGCTATTATGCTTTCTACACCAGTTCTTAA